GGTAAATTGTGAATGCTCCATTAAGAACTTAACAGAATTCCCTCCTTTTCCAGTACTAAAATCTTTCCAAATTCCTTTTGCCGGCGAAACCATAAAGGATGGAGAACGCTCATCTGAGAACGGACTTAATCCTTTAAAATTACTTCCTGCTCTTTTTAATTGTACAAAATCGCCAATAACCTCCTCTACTCGAGCAGTTTCAAAAACGGTATCTATTGTTGCTTGTGAAATCATTTTTTTAATTCTAAGTTGCTGAGCAACTAAGTTTCTAAGTAGCTAAGTCTGGATTGCTAATATTAATGTGTTACAACGTAATATTAAAAAAGTAATATTAGTAATATTAGTAATATTGCAAAAATACATAAATCAAACTGTATAAAAACAAAAAAAGCACTTCAAAAATGAAGCACTTTTCACATTAAACAAGTTAACTAATTACTAATTAAAATCGAAACGAAGTCCTAATGAAATATTATTTTGATCAACAGTGTTATTCTCAAATAAAGGTTGCAAATCGTATTTTAAATAAATACTTGTTTCTTTATATCCAACATAGGTACTTAACCCATAATTAAAGTCATTTACATTATAATTACCTTTCGTTTTTTGATCCACATCATTCCCGCTAGCATCATCAAAACCAAGGATTTGTTTTGATTTTACCCTAAACCCTGCATATCCACCTAAACCAACTCGCATACTTTTATGAGTTCTAAAATAAGTAGCATCATCACGTATTTCTTTCTTAGTAAAATCAAATTCTAAGTGCAGAGGCACCATAATATATACATTTCTAAATCTGGATTCATCTAAATGGACTGTACTAGTGACTAAATCAGTTTGCCCGCCATTTTTAACGAAGTAACGATCGTCTGTAGATCTTAGATTATTATACATCAACGACATTCCGTACTTAAAATGTAACAAATTATCATCTTTCAAAATCCTAGTATTATAAGTCAATCCCCATTCGTAAAAGTGAGATCTCCAATATTTAAAATCCGAATTAGCAACTTGTTTGTCAGTCACCAAATTATTTACCCCGAGTGCAAACACAAACTGTGAAGTAGTTCTTTTTTCACCATCTGAACACTTCTTATGAGAAAAATAATCTTTGCTGAAATGGATAGTTATCGTTTTGGAAGTATCTACGTTTTTGATTTTTCCATCTACTTTTTCCTGAACCAATACTTGTAGTTCCTCTTCCATCTTCGCTACTTTTTCTTCTATTGTTTTCGCACGAGCTTCTGCCAAAACTTTCTTTTTTTCATCAGCTTCTTCATTCGTGAGTTTACCCAGAGCTAATTGCTCATTTACGGCTTCAACTTCAACTTTCAATTCTTTTTTTTCCTCTTTTACGACATCTTCTATTTTAGATGCAATATCTTTTGCTCTTTCTTCAAATGTTTCCTGAGCTCTTATTTGGTTCACAAAAAGGCATACTAATACTACTAAGTAAATTTTAAAATTCCTCATGATTGTTTTTTTTTAAAAATGTGATTGATGATTTATTCTGAATTTCTATTGCTCAAAGCTAATTTTACTGTTTTAAAATTTTGTTTAACAGTTTTAATTGCTTTCTCTCTAAAAGTAAGATCTAATTCCCCATCGACTTGACTTAGCAATTCATTTGAATTGACTTTCACATTGGATTTAGCTATCGTAGAACTCTTTTTTTGAGAGGCATTATCAACCGATGCTAATAGTTCGTCAACATTAACATACTTTGATTTTTGCAATACTATAGGCTGTTCAGCTTTTTGATTGATGATTGGTGTTTGTTCTTCTATAATAACTTCTTTTTCTACAATTTGATTTTTATTATTGTATAAAACTTTATTCGAATCGGTCACCGATTTAATTTCTGTAGATGCCAATTGTTTTTTGACAACTTTTCTTTGTTCGATATTTTTCGATAAATTTATCTTGACAGGTTCTGCTTTGGGTTCAGGAATAACTTTAGATTCATTAACTGTAATCGTATCATTTTCAATAACTGTTTGGTCTATCTTCTGATTAAAATACAAAGTACCTAATAGCAAAAAGCCTAAAACACTTGCAGCAACATACATCCATCTAAAATTACGTTTTGGTTTTTCGACAACAGTCAACATAGCATCCAATCTATCCCAAGAAGCTTTTGAAGGAACAATCTCCCTTGCATTAATCTTTTCCTTAAATTGATTTTCTATAGCACTCCTTTTCATTGTCTGGCATTTTTTATGATTTTATAATCAAATGAATTTTGTAATTGATTTTCTCTCAATAATTCTTCTCATTATCTCTCAAACTACTTATTTTACTTTTCAAAATTCTTCGGGCGTGAGCAAATTGCGACTTGGAAGTACCTTCATTGATACTTAACATACTTGCAATTTCCTTATGTTTAAACCCTTCTACAACAAATAAATTAAAGACAATCCTATAACCATCTGGCAGACTATCAATTAAATTTTGAATATCTTCTACAGAAAACTGAATATCGGCTTCACCATCAAATTCCTCAAAACTTATTGAATCTTCTATAAAATGTACTTTTTTCCGAACCCTGATAAATGAGATGCATTCATTAATCATCGTTCTCCTGATCCAGCCTTCAAAACTTCCTTTGTTTTCAAATCGTCCTAAGTTGACAAACACTTTCATGAAAGCAGTAATCATAACATCTTCGGCCAATTGTAAGTCTTTAATATATTGTCGGCAAACACTTAACATCTTCGGGGAATACTTCGAATAAATCCATTGTTGAGCTTGTCGGTTGTTGTTAACAGCCAATGCAATTACTTCATTTTCTTCCTGATGTAAATTAATTACTTTCAAAGTTCTTTAAAAAAGTGTTTCTATAAGTATAGACGAGAATCAACCTAAAAAGGTTGCATGGGTATGTTAAAAAAATAAAATAAAAGTACAATTTATTCAAACAAACACAACAAACTACTGCTTATCAGTATTTTAAATTATTTTTTTTTGAAATTAAAATTATTTTTTTCTTTCAATAACGTAGTTTACCATTAAAACAAGTGCTGCTTTATAATCGGATTCGGGATAATCGTTTAACAGTTGTAAAGCTTCTTGTTGAAATTCTACCATTTTATTTTCGGCATAAGTCAAACCATTATTATTTTTTACGAAAGCAATAACATCTTTGACACGTTTTTTGTCCTTGTTATGGTTTTTGATAGAATTAATGAGCCAACTTTTTTCTTTTGCAGTACAGTTATTAAGAACATGAATAAGAGGTAAGGTCATTTTTTGCTCTTTGATATCTATTCCTGTTGGTTTCCCAATAGCTTCTTCAGAATAATCGAATAAATCATCTTTGATTTGAAAAGCCATTCCAATGAGTTCACCAAACTTCCTCATATTTTCTACCTGAACCTCATCTTCTACTACAGATCTTGCACCAAGAGCACAGCAGGCAGCAATAAGTGTTGCTGTCTTTTTTCGAATAATTTCGTAATAAATAGCTTCGGTAATATCTAGTCTTCTGGCTTTTTCAATTTGAAGCAATTCCCCTTCGCTCATTTCTCGAACGGCTACCGAAATAATTTTCAACAAATCAAAATCACCGTTATCAATAGAAAGCAATAATCCTTTAGACAATAGATAATCACCAACTAAAACGGCTATTTTGTTTTTCCAAAGTGCATTAATAGAGAAAAAACCTCGACGACGATTACTATCATCTACAACATCATCATGAACTAACGTTGCCGTATGGATTAATTCTATTACGCAGGCACCTCTATAAGTTCTCTCGTTTACAATACCTTTAGAGACCATTTTTGCCATCAAGAAAACAAACATAGGTCTCATTTGTTTTCCTTTTCTATTTACAATGTAGTAGGTAATACGATTTAAAAGAGCCACTTTTGAAGTCATCGATTCGTAGAACTTTTTCTCAAAAAGTTCCATTTCATTAACTATTGGCTGTTTTATTTGTGTAGTAATATTCATTTAGATGTCAAATATACTATTTTAAATAAAAAAACGTTATCCATATTATATTAAGTGTAATTTAATTGTGTTTATTTTTCTGCACAATTGTTCTTTTATTATTTACGCTAAAAAACATCCAACCAATAAGGATTGCAAGTATGATTATAACTTTATAAAAATAGTATTTAACAGTAAAATTTCATTACTAAAATACAAATAATTTTACTTCAAAAAATACTTTAATCAAATCTTTGATTTATTTTAAAAAACTGCCTTTTAATGCATTTTGTGATATACAAAATGATACATTAAGTCATTTATATTAAACTTAAAAAACAATCAATTATGAAAACAGAAAAATCTTTTATTGCTTCTTTATTAGCAATTGCTTTTTTTATTAGTTGCGATTCAGCAGATAAAACAAATGATAATAGTGCTGCTACAACTCCGGCCGATCAAGTTGCTACAGATTCCAAAATTGATGCTTCCATTGATGATGTTTCCAATATTGCTGAAGATCAATTTTCAATGCAACAAAACATTACCAGTAAGTCGTCTACCGAAATGAAAAGCATGCTACCCGCTTGCGCAACTACAACATGGACATTAACAAACGGTACTTTCACAGGTACAATTGATTTTGGAACTGAAGGATGTACGCTTGAAAATGGGAACGTGTTAAAAGGAAAAATCATTCTAAGTTTCTCAGGTAATTTTAGTACTTCCGAGCAAACTATCACTTATACTCTAGATGGATTTTACCATAACGGTATAAAAATTCAAGGCAGTAAAACTATTACAAGATCTCTAAAAAGCACCGACCTACTTGCAACTATACATCCAGTATTTGCCTGCACTATTGATATGACAGTCACTTTTGAAGATGGAAGTATTTATACCAGAACAGGAAACAGAACAAGAGAATTAGTCGAAGGTTATGACACTAAAGCTAACTGGCAGGATAATGTATATCTTGTTACTGGCAGCGAGAATACAAGTAAACCTAATGGAGACACGTGGTCAAATACAATTACAACACCTTTACGCTATGAAATGACATGCAAAAAACCTTTCCCAGTTTCTGGAACTGTTTTAAAAGTTAAAAACGGTGTTGAAACTTTAGTTGACTATGGAAATGGAGAATGTGACAATTTAGTTTTAGCAACCACAGCAGATATAACGATTACTATAGAATTAAAAAAATAATCAAAATTTATTAAATCAAAAAGGCATTAAAAAGAACTAATATAACCCGTTGGGTGTAATTATTTGAAATAAAAAAGAGACATTAGATATTGTTCAAGATACTGAAATTCAGTATCTTGATGTCGCCAAACAAAACAATATCTATGTCAAATATAGTAAAAAATTATCTAAGAGTTTTAGAAGTTATAAGTTCTTTGAATTGTGAATTAGAGTTCAAATCTGATGTTGGGAGAAAACAAAAAATGACTGATTTAGAGATTGTTGCACTGAGTTTAACTGCTGAATTTATGTCTATTGACAGTGAAAATGCTCTTTTCAAACAGATAAATTCTAATGATATTTTAAATCTTATCGATAGAAGTCAGTTTAATAAAAGGCGAAGAAAGTTGTTTTTATTTTTAGAAGAAGTTAGAACTAAATTAGCTTCTTTTTTTCTTGAATTTGAGAACTATTATATTGTAGATAGTATGCCGTTAGAGATATGTAAATTTTCTCGACACAATAGGGTTAAAATCTGTAAAGATGAATTTGAAACGGCTCCTTCAAAAGGATTTTGCGCCTCTCAAAACAATTGGTTTTATGGATATAAACTTCATGGTGTTTGCTCAATCGCTGGAATTTTTCATTCTTTAGATATTACAAAGGCAGAAGTCCATGATGTTCATTTTTTAAAAAACATAAAACAACAAATGTCTGATTGTGTGGTTCTTGGTGATAGAGGATATCTATCTGAAACAATCCAATTGGATTTATTCCAAACCGTAAATGTCAAATTAGAAACTCCAAAAAGAAGTAATCAAAAAAACTATAAGCCACAATCTTATATTTTTAGAAAATCAAGAAAAAGAATAGAGACATTGTTCTCGCAATTATGTGACCAATTTTTAATTCGAAGAAATTATGCCAAAACTTTTGAAGGTTTTAAAACAAGAATTTTAGCGAAAATAACAGCTCTAACTTTGGTTCAATATATCAATAAATTCATCTTTGATAGACCTATAAATAATATTAAAAATCAAATAATTTAATTACACCCAACGGGTTAATATATTCTTTTTAATGCCTTTTTAATAATATCCAATTTCTTAAGCTTCCTTATTGGCTAATTGCCCGCAAGCAGCATCAATATCTTTACCTCTACTTCTTCTTACTTTAACAACAATCCCTGTAGATTCTAGAGCTTTTATGTACGCATTTATTGATTCTTCAGAAGCTTGTTGAAATTCTCCATCATCAATTGGATTGTATTCAATCAAATTGACTTTACAAGGAACATATTTGCAAAACTTCACCAAGGCATCAATCGAAGCTTTATCATCGTTGATTCCTTTCCAAACTACATATTCATAAGATATTTTACATTTTGTTTTTCGGTACCAATATTCCAACGCTTCACGTAAATCTGCCAAAGGGAAATTTTGGCTAAAAGGCATAATTCTAGAACGAATCTCATCAATTGCTGAATGCAGGGAAACAGCTAATTTGAATTTCACTTCATCATCTGCCATTTTCTTTATCATTTTAGGAATACCAGATGTGGACACCATAATTCTTTTTGGGGACATCCCTAATCCTTCCGGAGAGGTAATCATTTCGATTGCTTTCAAAACATTATTATAATTCATGAGTGGCTCTCCCATTCCCATAAAAACAATATTGGACAACGGATGATTGTAATACAATCTGCTTTCCTTATCTATAGCAATAACCTGGTCATAAATTTCGGCTGGTTCCAAATTACGCATACGCTTCAATCTTGCAGTAGCACAAAAATTACAATCTAAACTACAGCCCACTTGACTCGATACACAAGCCGTAGTTCTAGTTTGAGTAGGAATTAGTACACTTTCGACAACTAATCCATCATGCAAACGAACAGCATTTTTAACAGTACCATCTTCACTTCGCTGCATGGTATCTACCTTAATATGATTAATTACGAAGTTATTTTCCAACATAGAACGAGTCTGTTTGGAAACATTACTCATATCTTCAAAACTATGTGCTCCTTTGCTCCATAACCATTCATAAACTTGATTTCCTCGAAACGCTTTATCCCCATTTGAGGTGAAAAAATCCCTCAATTGATCTTTGGATAATGCGCGTATGTCTTTTTTCTCAATTTGCATGGTGCAAATTTAATGACTATTTATTGAATTGTTGTTTTGATAATACGATTTTAAATAAATCTCATTCAAATACTATCTACCCTCTTTTATATATTCAATTTATCCATTGCTGAATCCATCAAAAAAATAATGTTTAAAATTCCATTTGAACCTTCTGCTTTGCCATCCAAAAATAATAACACAATCGATTAAAAATGTTAAAAATCACGCAACCCTTTTCCGTTAAAAATATTTACAAGAAATACTGTACAATTTAAAAACAAAATAAAACAAAATAAAAAAAATTTCCTTCTGCTAAAGTAATATAAAAGAGCATATTGTCTTTTATTTCAAAAACACAAAAAGACCCTAAAATCCCACATACACAGCGTATTAGGTTTTTTACCATTTAAAACAAACATTAAAAAAATATTAAGAAAAACGATATAGTCAGCTATATTGCTATATCGTTAAAAAAAATACAATTTTTATACAATCCTTAACATGATTTTTATCATATCCTCATTTCATATTCGATAATACATTTGTACCAGTTAAGATGAAGAAAAGATTTGATGCAAAATCTTACTACAACGAAAATTCTTTATTACAATTATTAAAAAAAAAGCTATGAAATCAACACTTAAAACAATTATCGCTTCAATGACATTGTTTACAATAGTCTTATCAGCAAACGCACAAAAAAGTTACAATTTAGAAACAAAATCAAATTTTTCAGTATTTGGAACCTCAACATTGCATGATTGGGAAATGAAATCAGCATCTGGAACTGGAATAGCAAATTTAACTATAACCAGCTCTAAATTAGAAGACATTACCAGCCTTAACATCAATCTTCCAGTTGAAACCATTAAGAGCGAAAAAAAGAGTATGGATAAAGTAGCTTACGAAACTTTAAAAACAGATAAAAATAAAAACATCAAATATGTCTTAAAATCTGCTGAAAAAGTTAACGAAACTACATGGAATCTTACTGGTACTTATACCATTGCCGGAGTATCCAAAATATTAAAAACACAAGTAAAAACCACTATAGCCGCAAACGGACTGGTAACCTTGCAGGGATCAAATAAAATTACATTTACCGAATTTGGCATGAAATCTCCAACTGCTATGTTTGGTGCAATAAAAACTGGAGAAGACTTAACAATAAAATTCAACCTTAATTTTAATTAAATACCATAACCATGAGAAAAATTTATCTCTTAGCAGCAGGCTTATTATCTTTAACCGCTGCAAATGCCCAAGTAACCTTTGGCGATATGCAAAATCAAATTTCAAGAAGCAAAGATGGGATCAATGTTTTTGATGTACAAAAAGACGACAAAGAATTTAAAGGACTCAGTATTGATCTAGGAGGTGCATTCAATATGGATTTCCAAGCTACAAATTCGTTCAATGACCAACCTGTAAATAATGGAGACATCACTGGATATCGATTACTCAATAATCAAAACAATTTTAGCCTTCCTGGAGCAGATATGACTATTGCAGCTCAATTGTTTGATGGTGTAAGAGTAAATCTAGATGTTTATTTAGCTTCAAGACACCACAATGAAGCTTATGCGAAAGGCGGGTACTTGCAAATTGACAAGTTAGATTTCATCAAAAGAGACTTCTTAGCTGACGTAATGAAATATGCTACTATTAAAATCGGACAAATGGAGAACAACTACGGTGATGCTCACTTCAAAAGCTCTGACAATGGTAGTACTCTTAAAAATACGTTCGTTGGAAACAATATCATGAATGCATTTTCTACTCAGATGGGTATCGAAGTATACTACAATAGAAACGGATGGGTAAGCATGTTGGGTGCTACAAATGGAAATTTAAATCAATCTAATACTGAATTGGCTTCAGGTTATAATACAGTTGTCAGCCCTACTGTTTTAGCTAAATTTGGATATGATAAACAACTTGACAAAGATTTGAGAGTAAGACTTACAGGTTCTTATATCCATAGTGCAAACATGGGGAACGCAAACATTTATTCAAGTTCTAGATCAGGATTTGGTTACTGGAGTGTATTGAACAATGCCGCTTATAGCACTGTTACTAATGTTAAAAATAAAGAGACTGGCGTTGTTACTCCCTCTCCAACTACAGTTGCATCAAATTATAGTTCAACTTCTACACCAGAAGGAACATTCAACCCTAATTTCAAAAACTGGTATACTTCCTATATGATTAACCCATTTATAAAATACAAAGGTCTTGAATTCTTTGGAACTATTGAATTAGCTTCAGGGGGAGATAATGCTAAAACTGACGACAAACGTACCGCTGACCAATATGCAGCAGAACTTGTCTACAGATTTGGAAAATCAGAACAATTCTATCTTGGCGGAAAATATAATACTGTATCTGGAAAATTATCTAATGCTGATGCCAATAAAGTTAGCGTAAACAAAGTTGAAGCAAGTGTTGGCTGGTTTATGACTAAAAACATCTTGGCAAAATTAGAGTATGTAAGTCAAAACTATAATGATTACTCACAAACTACAACTGCTACTACTTCTACTCCTACTAGTATTACTACTACAACAAGTGCAAACAACTTCTATGGTGGTAAATTTAATGGCTTAGTATTTGAAGCTGTGATTTCATTCTAATCATGTATCAAAGAGTTCCGTTAATGGTTTTGGGTTTAGTACTTATCCTTTTATTAGGAAGTGCTAAACCCATTTCTTTTTTAATTGATCAAAACATAATCATCATTGACAAACTGGAAATTGAAATACTTGGGAATTCTACAATAGGCAAATTCAATTGCTCCAATTCATTTCCTTACAAGGACACCATTTATTTAAACTCAAACATTAAAAACAGTTTAAAATCAGAAATCTCTATGAGTGACTTCGAATGTGGCAACAGAATCATGAACAAAGATCTTAAAACAACCGTTAAGTCTACCAAGTTTCCCAAAAGCACTGTTACAATTACGAACATAAAACCTTTTGGCATCAATTACAAATGCAATTTAAATTTTCGAATAACAGACAAAACTCTTTCACTACAAAACATGATTCTAAAAAACAATAAAGAATCTCTAGAAGGAAGCGTCGAAGTAAAATTTTCAGATATTGCCCTTGAACCCCCCACCAAAATGGGAGGTATTATAAAAGTAAAAGATGAATTCGTGATTCATTTTAACCTTCATAAACTATAATTTATTTCATCATTCATTCCTATCTGATTCCTAATTAAAACAAATGTTTAATTAGGATTTTTTTTGATTTCAAAATAATTTTCAAATCAAAATTTCAATACATACAAAACTCAAGCAATATATTTAAGATTTACAACTATAATAGATGAAATTAATGAACTAACAAGTATAATAGCCTTTTTTCTCTTACATTTTTTGTACTTCTAAAAAATCAACTTCATATACTAATATTAAGAGAATTTTATACTCAATACTTTTCTATACCTAATTAAAGCTTAAAAAACAAATCTTAGGCCAATACAAAAACCTCAGCAAAACTCACGCTTACAAATTTATAAAAAATAAAAAACTGTTAAAATAGTAGAAAATATGCACATATTTACTACTATTTATTTTTTAATGACTTTCATTTTATTAAATTTGTCTTAACAAGGAACAATTTTTCTGTATAAATTAGTCATAATTCACTTATCCAACAAGAGTTTTGATAAGCTTAAATAAAATACATTAATTAATAGATTATGTTAAATACCCCAAAAATTGAGCATAATAAATTTAAAAAGAGAAAATTAAAAAGTTGTATTATTCTTTAAAAAGAGTAAATATTATTTC
The Flavobacterium sp. 5 DNA segment above includes these coding regions:
- a CDS encoding YceI family protein produces the protein MYQRVPLMVLGLVLILLLGSAKPISFLIDQNIIIIDKLEIEILGNSTIGKFNCSNSFPYKDTIYLNSNIKNSLKSEISMSDFECGNRIMNKDLKTTVKSTKFPKSTVTITNIKPFGINYKCNLNFRITDKTLSLQNMILKNNKESLEGSVEVKFSDIALEPPTKMGGIIKVKDEFVIHFNLHKL
- a CDS encoding RNA polymerase sigma factor, which produces MKVINLHQEENEVIALAVNNNRQAQQWIYSKYSPKMLSVCRQYIKDLQLAEDVMITAFMKVFVNLGRFENKGSFEGWIRRTMINECISFIRVRKKVHFIEDSISFEEFDGEADIQFSVEDIQNLIDSLPDGYRIVFNLFVVEGFKHKEIASMLSINEGTSKSQFAHARRILKSKISSLRDNEKNY
- a CDS encoding YceI family protein — encoded protein: MKSTLKTIIASMTLFTIVLSANAQKSYNLETKSNFSVFGTSTLHDWEMKSASGTGIANLTITSSKLEDITSLNINLPVETIKSEKKSMDKVAYETLKTDKNKNIKYVLKSAEKVNETTWNLTGTYTIAGVSKILKTQVKTTIAANGLVTLQGSNKITFTEFGMKSPTAMFGAIKTGEDLTIKFNLNFN
- the rlmN gene encoding 23S rRNA (adenine(2503)-C(2))-methyltransferase RlmN, which codes for MQIEKKDIRALSKDQLRDFFTSNGDKAFRGNQVYEWLWSKGAHSFEDMSNVSKQTRSMLENNFVINHIKVDTMQRSEDGTVKNAVRLHDGLVVESVLIPTQTRTTACVSSQVGCSLDCNFCATARLKRMRNLEPAEIYDQVIAIDKESRLYYNHPLSNIVFMGMGEPLMNYNNVLKAIEMITSPEGLGMSPKRIMVSTSGIPKMIKKMADDEVKFKLAVSLHSAIDEIRSRIMPFSQNFPLADLREALEYWYRKTKCKISYEYVVWKGINDDKASIDALVKFCKYVPCKVNLIEYNPIDDGEFQQASEESINAYIKALESTGIVVKVRRSRGKDIDAACGQLANKEA
- a CDS encoding IS982 family transposase, encoding MNCELEFKSDVGRKQKMTDLEIVALSLTAEFMSIDSENALFKQINSNDILNLIDRSQFNKRRRKLFLFLEEVRTKLASFFLEFENYYIVDSMPLEICKFSRHNRVKICKDEFETAPSKGFCASQNNWFYGYKLHGVCSIAGIFHSLDITKAEVHDVHFLKNIKQQMSDCVVLGDRGYLSETIQLDLFQTVNVKLETPKRSNQKNYKPQSYIFRKSRKRIETLFSQLCDQFLIRRNYAKTFEGFKTRILAKITALTLVQYINKFIFDRPINNIKNQII
- a CDS encoding polyprenyl synthetase family protein, with product MNITTQIKQPIVNEMELFEKKFYESMTSKVALLNRITYYIVNRKGKQMRPMFVFLMAKMVSKGIVNERTYRGACVIELIHTATLVHDDVVDDSNRRRGFFSINALWKNKIAVLVGDYLLSKGLLLSIDNGDFDLLKIISVAVREMSEGELLQIEKARRLDITEAIYYEIIRKKTATLIAACCALGARSVVEDEVQVENMRKFGELIGMAFQIKDDLFDYSEEAIGKPTGIDIKEQKMTLPLIHVLNNCTAKEKSWLINSIKNHNKDKKRVKDVIAFVKNNNGLTYAENKMVEFQQEALQLLNDYPESDYKAALVLMVNYVIERKK